Part of the Engraulis encrasicolus isolate BLACKSEA-1 chromosome 23, IST_EnEncr_1.0, whole genome shotgun sequence genome is shown below.
CAGCTCATGAAAATGGAAACTCACCACAGTCTGAGTCCTCGATGCCGCTGTCGCTCACGCCGTCGTTCAGTCCCGTGCGTCGCTTCGCCTCGTTTAAAAGGTGACCATAAACATATGGGGTGCTCTGTGACGGGACCCTCAGTTCCTCAACAACGTCGTTGAATTCTTGAAGCAAGTCCCCCAACTCCATCTccaagtctttaaaaaaaaaaaacatcagtaaGCATCATCATAAGACTTGTCAGATCTTTGACAAGAAAATGTTTGCCTTTTCCCCCTCCAAAGCACCTACTTTACATCACAtacgccaatgaaaaaaagttGATAAATTCCTCACCTGTGAAAGTTTGACCAGACATCCTGTTACGTGCGGGTAGTTTAGGCAGAGGTCAAAAGTAAAGTGGTCTGAATACTCTTTACTTGGAGGTGCAACTCTCTCATTTATTTGAGCGCTCCGCCTGCGAAAGAACGCGCCTCTGAACCGTCCAATGAACTCTCAATACGGCCTTTGTGGTTTCCTTTCCGTCTGGGGGGGAGGGCTACCAAACTTTCCCCCTCACAACAAAATCGGAACATTCCACTAATATAGAAAGTGACGCAACTTTAGGGGGCTTCGACTGTGTGACAAGAGTTATAGTTCAACTTAAATTTGGGTCCCATCTGCACTGAACAATTCATCTTTTGTGAACTGTGACATTTTTACGCACTATTCACAGCCAAGAAAGAAAAGCTCCCCTTGTTTTAAGTGTCAAGCTTAGGCTACCATATTTTGTACGCCATCGGGTTCTTTTTTTTCGTCCCAACTGAGAACTGCTGTGGAATGGGACACATTAATTCCAAAACATTCATTTATAATCTACTCGGCAAAATGACAGAGGCCGTGTGTTTCCTCGCCCCATAAAATACATGGGGTGGCCACATGATGGCGGCACTTCTTCATTACAAGACAGGGGTCGCAAGACACCCAATATCATTACCCTACATTAATATGCATACATGACATAGTAATAGCCTATTCTTTAAATTTGTAGGCTATTGGACAAACCTAGAATTTGGCTGTTAACATGTTTAAACCTTTTATTGGTGGTGCTATTGGGGTAGCCTAACTGCAAGTTGACAGGTCTCCACGTGAACTCTTGCAGCTCAACCTGATGTCTCCCAGGGTTGCATAAAAGAGTTAACGAGATGGATTAGGAATGTGAAACCTCCGTTTTGATTGGTCGGTGTAGACGGTAGCCTTGCACGCCGGTTTGTACAGTGCTACACCTGTGCTGGGCGGGGACCGTTCACAGGTAGACCTCTTCGTGTTGGAAAGAGTGCACTCACTGCACATCGTGGGGAGTGGGACACACGGATGCCGTTCTTCTGTTAGCATGTTTATAAAGTATGGGCCATGGGATTTGCGATAACATGAATGCCGCTGCCCTTCTGCAGGTAAGACACTCGATACTCACACACCTGTGCTGTTGAACGGATCAGTTACCGGAATGTCTGTCTTTAATTTACGCATGTGCATTCACGTGGTCATAACGCAGTACTAACATGTTAACAGAGACAGCATGTCAAACAATAGTCTTTTAATCATCAAAGCCCTTTCTGATATACTTCATGATTTATTTACAAGGATTTTATATTCACTGTTAAACATTGAACTTGAAGTTGACTATGAACTTGTGATCACTGCTGTGGGGTATTCCCTTTGGTGTAGAGACACAGAAGAAGAGGTGAACTTGATTAAATAATGCAGTCTTTTACTTTTATTCTCAATGTAAAGCAAGACCATATTGCATTGCCTTTGAAGCTGTTTTCCCTTTTGTTCCACCAGTTAACCCAGACAGGTAAAAGGTTGAGCTCGCCTGTCTGAATCCCTAACCACCCAGCCAGGTGTACTCACCTGTGTAAAAACTCATGTGTCTCTCTTCACTAATCAGGTGTGCCAATAGGTTGAATGGAGCCGACGTCACGCAAAGCAAACTACCCATTTTTCCTCACTGTTTGCTTTTCTCCTTGCCTTTTCAGAAAGTGCTTTTTGTGATCATTTTAAAGCAGACGATGTGCAAAACACTCACTCTCCGCCTACCAGAGGAGCAGCCGGAAGGCGTCTATGTCGGCACCCTGGGCAGGGATTACCTACCCCCATACTCCCT
Proteins encoded:
- the si:dkey-27i16.2 gene encoding regulator of cell cycle RGCC-like — its product is MSGQTFTDLEMELGDLLQEFNDVVEELRVPSQSTPYVYGHLLNEAKRRTGLNDGVSDSGIEDSDCGSEPSLGNSLNTSEEELNTAGMTTASAAATAPKAKLGDTSDLQSFIDNLDRELAEM